Proteins from a genomic interval of Clostridium scatologenes:
- a CDS encoding response regulator transcription factor: MFKNLLIVEDDAGIRNLIAMYFRKENFNIYEAEDGNQALDIFKLNKIDLIILDIMIPYINGFKVCECIRKISNVPIIMLTAKTEEQDILQGFDEGTDAYVTKPFSPKVLVAKANALLNRVDNKLNVNNNIFSKDGFIIDFNSGEVTVDNSKIVMTHKEYDLLKFLIKNKGIILSKDIILDKVWGYDYFGDPRTIDTHIRRLRQKLGDNHKFIVTVKGRGYKFDAL; encoded by the coding sequence ATGTTTAAAAATCTCCTTATAGTTGAGGATGATGCAGGAATTAGAAATTTAATAGCTATGTACTTTAGAAAGGAAAATTTCAATATATATGAGGCTGAAGATGGAAATCAAGCTTTAGATATATTCAAATTAAATAAAATAGATTTAATTATTCTTGATATAATGATTCCTTATATAAATGGTTTTAAAGTTTGTGAATGTATTAGAAAGATCTCTAATGTACCAATTATTATGCTTACTGCAAAAACTGAAGAACAGGATATACTACAGGGATTTGATGAAGGTACTGATGCATATGTAACCAAGCCTTTCAGCCCTAAAGTGCTTGTAGCAAAAGCCAATGCTCTTTTAAATAGAGTCGATAATAAATTAAATGTTAATAACAATATTTTTTCAAAAGATGGTTTTATTATAGATTTTAATTCTGGTGAAGTTACAGTAGACAATTCCAAGATAGTAATGACACATAAAGAATATGATTTATTAAAATTTTTAATAAAAAATAAAGGAATTATTTTATCAAAGGACATCATACTTGATAAAGTATGGGGATATGACTATTTTGGAGATCCAAGAACCATTGATACACATATTAGAAGATTAAGACAAAAACTAGGTGACAATCACAAATTTATAGTAACAGTTAAAGGTAGAGGGTACAAATTTGATGCTTTATAG
- a CDS encoding VanZ family protein has protein sequence MKFKFDKTRLLKAVLWILFIAYIAALFKILIFRYLPISQLFSGSYGEIRSINLIPFKTVIQDIVNSRTMGYMRAISNTFGNIIIFIPFGYFIPSLNEKYSRFSNVLISTACFSLFFEISQYILGVGSSDVDDIILNTTGGIIGYVLYKYINKLIPKRNTFYMSIIITTFIFFIGGGIVAVDQFGTYLGISKLHEQVIGGENVPKGKADIFGKLVNSSSDLVTIDTNIGNEKDESIKDESIIVASNNIKNANEKKAEVMLNKSTKVYLKKGVLKKKFLKGYSLTVTYSKISTENISKLSSGAKISVWGKYDKGKLIANVISIEN, from the coding sequence ATGAAATTTAAATTTGATAAAACTAGGTTATTAAAGGCTGTATTATGGATTTTATTTATAGCGTATATTGCTGCTTTGTTTAAAATTTTGATATTTAGATATCTTCCAATAAGTCAATTATTTAGTGGAAGTTATGGAGAAATCAGGTCAATTAATTTAATTCCATTTAAAACAGTTATTCAAGATATTGTTAATAGTAGAACAATGGGATATATGAGAGCAATATCTAATACTTTTGGAAATATAATAATATTTATACCTTTTGGCTATTTTATACCTTCTTTAAATGAAAAATATTCAAGGTTTAGTAATGTGTTAATATCTACAGCTTGTTTTAGTTTATTTTTTGAAATTTCTCAGTATATTTTAGGTGTTGGAAGCAGTGATGTTGATGATATTATTTTAAATACTACGGGAGGAATTATAGGATATGTTTTATATAAATACATCAATAAGCTGATACCAAAAAGAAACACCTTTTATATGAGCATAATAATAACAACTTTTATATTTTTTATTGGTGGAGGTATTGTTGCTGTAGATCAATTTGGGACATACTTAGGAATTAGTAAATTGCATGAACAAGTTATTGGTGGAGAAAATGTTCCAAAAGGTAAAGCGGATATATTTGGAAAGTTGGTGAATAGTAGTAGTGATTTAGTTACTATAGATACAAATATTGGAAATGAAAAAGACGAAAGTATTAAAGACGAAAGTATTATAGTAGCTTCTAATAATATTAAAAATGCTAATGAAAAGAAAGCTGAAGTAATGTTAAATAAATCCACTAAGGTTTATTTGAAAAAAGGTGTTTTAAAGAAAAAATTTTTAAAAGGATATAGTTTAACAGTTACCTATAGTAAAATTTCTACTGAGAATATAAGTAAGTTATCATCTGGTGCAAAAATATCTGTATGGGGAAAATATGATAAAGGAAAATTAATTGCAAATGTAATTAGTATTGAAAATTAA
- a CDS encoding M15 family metallopeptidase, which yields MKKLLMMPVLFLAVIMMVYSVFKPNQTMYNLAYGSDKKIGDALILVNRDQQLSSNYMPKNLTVPNVNFAFNTSQEEKMMQGEAARALENLFAYAHKQDINLYGNSGYRSYKSQKQIYNERVKKVGKQQADEYVAQPGASEHQTGLAMDVTNKEGAQGRLMVDLGQTREGEWLKTNAYRFGFIMRYPKEKESITGYNYESWHIRYVGRKAAKQMFDKNLVLEEYLSEK from the coding sequence GTGAAAAAATTACTTATGATGCCAGTATTATTTCTTGCTGTAATAATGATGGTTTACTCAGTATTTAAACCAAATCAAACTATGTATAATTTAGCTTATGGAAGTGATAAAAAAATTGGTGATGCTTTAATTTTAGTAAATAGAGATCAGCAGTTGTCAAGCAATTATATGCCTAAAAATTTAACAGTACCTAATGTGAATTTTGCATTTAATACATCTCAGGAAGAAAAAATGATGCAAGGTGAGGCAGCTAGAGCTTTAGAAAATTTATTCGCATATGCTCATAAGCAAGATATAAATTTATATGGTAACTCTGGTTATAGATCTTATAAATCACAAAAGCAGATATATAATGAAAGGGTAAAAAAGGTTGGTAAGCAGCAAGCTGATGAATATGTGGCACAACCTGGAGCTAGCGAACATCAAACTGGTCTTGCAATGGATGTAACTAATAAAGAGGGGGCACAAGGTAGATTAATGGTAGACCTTGGACAAACAAGAGAGGGAGAATGGCTAAAGACTAATGCCTATAGATTTGGATTTATTATGAGATATCCAAAAGAAAAAGAATCTATAACAGGTTATAATTATGAGTCGTGGCATATCCGATATGTTGGAAGAAAGGCAGCAAAGCAAATGTTTGATAAAAATTTGGTATTGGAAGAATACTTAAGTGAGAAATAA
- a CDS encoding TetR/AcrR family transcriptional regulator — MKNNLKNASNAKERILNSTLYIIGKEGFQNVTTRKIAAAADVNIASINYHFGSKDNVINEALKCFTGMFKNSFKILDNNELTPVERLRNFLRSYSDVSIEYPDVFKNFVNKLICNEEVQPEYMKFLQEEGITSLMNILKELTDIKDDYHLHMMGLQIISTLIFPILLGNKVENIAKLDYKDRNVRYDYIELLIESIQCK, encoded by the coding sequence ATGAAAAATAATTTAAAAAATGCATCAAATGCAAAAGAAAGAATACTAAATTCAACACTTTACATTATTGGAAAAGAAGGCTTCCAGAATGTTACCACAAGAAAAATAGCAGCAGCTGCTGATGTGAATATAGCATCTATTAATTATCATTTTGGATCAAAAGATAATGTAATTAATGAAGCTTTAAAATGTTTTACTGGTATGTTTAAAAATTCCTTTAAAATTCTCGACAATAATGAATTAACTCCAGTAGAAAGGCTTAGAAATTTTCTTAGAAGTTATTCAGATGTTAGTATAGAATATCCTGATGTATTTAAAAACTTCGTTAACAAACTTATATGTAATGAAGAAGTTCAACCTGAATATATGAAATTTCTTCAAGAAGAAGGAATTACAAGCTTAATGAATATTTTAAAAGAATTGACAGATATTAAAGACGATTATCACTTGCACATGATGGGATTACAAATAATTAGCACTTTGATATTTCCTATATTATTAGGTAATAAAGTGGAAAATATCGCCAAACTTGATTATAAAGATAGAAATGTTAGATATGATTATATTGAATTATTAATTGAATCTATCCAATGCAAGTAA
- a CDS encoding HlyD family secretion protein, with protein MLTKKRIKKLMPLLLSLTITTLFAGCSSNENNFRGTSENKTQSEDIYILSGKIQADNYANISSQINAKVTEIKVDVGTKVNAGDPIIYLDNKDLQSQVNQAEAAVSTNQANLDKIKAGTRPESIASQKALVDGDKTAYDIAQKNYARQKQLLQGGNTAEVNLEQAQQAFYAAKAKYDADSQALASMENGPTQSDINASQALVKQAEAAAEISKTSLTHTVITAPISGTVTVKNINVGEMSGANQTLVTIVSGYGLHIDSYAPENLLAKLKVGLQVNVKVSGFSDKVFQGEISTINSQIDSRNKDALVKIALKDHSDILKPGMFAEIGLKNKVGE; from the coding sequence ATGTTAACTAAAAAAAGAATAAAAAAATTAATGCCATTGTTATTATCACTAACCATTACAACATTATTTGCAGGATGTTCTTCCAATGAGAATAATTTTAGAGGGACTAGTGAAAATAAAACACAATCTGAAGATATATACATTTTAAGTGGAAAAATTCAAGCAGATAATTATGCAAATATATCCTCTCAAATCAATGCAAAAGTAACTGAAATTAAAGTAGATGTGGGTACTAAAGTAAATGCTGGGGATCCAATCATTTACTTAGACAATAAAGATCTTCAGTCTCAAGTTAATCAAGCAGAAGCTGCTGTTTCAACCAATCAAGCCAACTTAGATAAAATTAAAGCTGGAACAAGACCGGAATCAATTGCTTCTCAAAAGGCGCTTGTAGATGGAGATAAAACAGCTTATGATATTGCTCAAAAAAATTATGCACGTCAAAAACAGCTGCTGCAGGGAGGTAATACTGCTGAAGTAAACCTTGAACAAGCACAGCAGGCATTCTATGCTGCAAAAGCTAAGTATGATGCAGATTCACAAGCTCTAGCTTCTATGGAAAATGGTCCAACGCAAAGTGATATAAATGCATCTCAGGCACTTGTAAAGCAAGCTGAAGCTGCAGCAGAAATATCGAAAACTTCATTAACTCATACAGTTATTACAGCACCGATATCAGGAACAGTTACTGTAAAAAATATAAATGTAGGAGAAATGTCTGGTGCTAATCAAACTCTTGTTACAATTGTAAGCGGTTATGGACTTCATATAGATAGTTATGCACCAGAGAACTTACTTGCCAAGTTAAAAGTAGGACTTCAAGTTAATGTTAAAGTATCTGGATTTTCAGATAAAGTGTTTCAGGGCGAAATTTCAACAATAAATTCTCAAATAGATTCTCGCAATAAGGATGCTTTAGTAAAAATAGCTCTTAAAGATCACAGCGATATTCTAAAACCAGGTATGTTTGCAGAAATAGGGTTAAAAAATAAGGTGGGTGAATAA
- a CDS encoding HlyD family secretion protein has product MKSNKKMLIIPVFILMLVVVGGIIAYYWYNSTYFVSTDDSTVQSDLVKVAPQITGKLAEINIKDGQYVEKDQIVGRIDMGNLADIAADSSVVRAPISGVILKKQGTAGEVVTAGQPLATMIDPSDLYINANIDETKLKKVKVGQSVDITIDEYDGLKLSGKVISVGDYANSDLSVIPTSTSGTFTKVVQKIPVKISLPKNKYKLLPGTNTVVKIHVK; this is encoded by the coding sequence ATGAAATCAAATAAAAAGATGTTAATAATTCCTGTGTTTATATTAATGTTAGTGGTTGTAGGAGGTATAATTGCATATTATTGGTACAATTCTACATATTTTGTTTCAACAGATGATTCAACAGTTCAAAGTGATTTGGTAAAAGTAGCACCACAAATTACAGGTAAACTTGCAGAAATAAATATTAAGGATGGTCAGTATGTGGAAAAGGATCAAATAGTAGGTAGGATTGATATGGGTAATTTAGCGGATATAGCTGCAGACTCCTCTGTTGTAAGAGCTCCAATTAGTGGCGTTATATTAAAAAAGCAAGGGACTGCAGGTGAGGTGGTTACTGCAGGACAACCACTTGCTACAATGATAGATCCATCTGATCTGTACATAAATGCTAATATAGATGAAACAAAGCTTAAAAAGGTAAAAGTGGGACAAAGTGTTGATATTACTATAGATGAATATGATGGATTAAAATTAAGTGGTAAAGTTATAAGCGTTGGAGATTATGCTAATTCTGATTTGTCTGTGATTCCTACATCTACTAGTGGAACCTTCACAAAGGTTGTACAGAAAATTCCTGTAAAGATTTCACTGCCTAAAAATAAATATAAACTATTACCTGGAACCAATACTGTTGTTAAAATCCATGTTAAATGA
- a CDS encoding DHA2 family efflux MFS transporter permease subunit yields MEKDITSDSYRWFALAAVVMGTFMAILDTSIVNIGIPKMMAVFNVSLDSVQWVLTAYTLTLGAIVPLTGFLGEKFGNKKLYIFALISFTLGSFLCGMSWSNSAMIIFRVLQAIGGGMIMPVSMTIIFQMFEPKERGLAMGFWGIASMAAPAIGPTLGGFIIEKLDWRLIFYVNVPIGITAIILSTILLKEFPHKAPEKVDITGFIFSTVGIVSILYVLSENPIDWSDVQNPVILTIGIFNLIMFVINELTVSEPLLDLKVLKKLNFSFSLIALTLINMALMGGVYAIPLFLQRLKGYTAMQTGILMFPSAIVTGLMMPISGKVVDKINPKVIILPGLVLLGISSYQLAEIDLNTSRDMTNLLLILRGAGLGLSMMPLTTLGMNVLPQSLISQGSTLQNTFKQIAGSVSITMMTLSLTSKSDIYYYRLSEQVTPFNMQASVFFNQMQSKLTLNGISLTQSQVQAKSILMGLLKKQASVSAFDYILMLCALFVLIALISTLLIKIKHKVEIESVEN; encoded by the coding sequence ATGGAAAAAGATATTACATCAGATTCATATAGATGGTTTGCTCTTGCAGCAGTAGTTATGGGTACGTTTATGGCTATTCTTGATACCAGCATAGTAAATATCGGAATACCTAAAATGATGGCAGTTTTTAATGTATCTTTGGATTCTGTTCAGTGGGTATTAACTGCATATACGCTTACATTAGGCGCTATCGTACCTCTTACAGGATTTTTAGGAGAGAAATTTGGAAATAAGAAACTATATATTTTTGCATTAATTTCATTTACCTTAGGTTCTTTTTTATGTGGTATGTCCTGGAGCAATTCAGCCATGATAATTTTCCGTGTGTTGCAGGCTATTGGAGGTGGAATGATTATGCCAGTTAGTATGACTATTATTTTTCAGATGTTTGAACCTAAAGAACGTGGACTTGCTATGGGCTTTTGGGGAATAGCTAGTATGGCAGCTCCTGCTATAGGGCCTACTCTTGGTGGTTTTATTATTGAAAAATTGGATTGGAGATTAATTTTTTATGTAAATGTACCTATTGGAATTACAGCAATAATTTTATCAACAATACTGTTAAAGGAGTTTCCGCACAAGGCTCCTGAAAAAGTTGATATTACAGGTTTCATATTCTCAACAGTTGGAATTGTAAGTATTTTATATGTACTAAGCGAAAATCCTATAGATTGGAGCGACGTACAAAACCCTGTTATTTTAACAATAGGTATTTTCAATCTTATTATGTTTGTTATAAATGAACTTACAGTTTCAGAACCACTTTTGGATTTAAAAGTACTAAAAAAATTAAACTTTTCATTTTCTTTAATTGCTTTAACATTAATAAATATGGCATTGATGGGAGGGGTATATGCTATACCTCTATTTTTACAAAGGCTCAAAGGATATACAGCCATGCAAACAGGTATATTGATGTTTCCATCTGCAATTGTTACAGGGTTAATGATGCCTATAAGTGGAAAGGTAGTAGACAAAATAAATCCCAAAGTAATAATATTACCTGGATTAGTTTTACTTGGAATATCATCATATCAATTGGCAGAAATAGATTTAAATACGTCTAGGGATATGACGAATTTACTTTTGATACTTCGAGGTGCAGGATTAGGACTTTCTATGATGCCACTTACTACATTGGGAATGAATGTTCTACCACAAAGTTTAATTTCCCAAGGTTCAACTCTCCAGAATACTTTTAAACAAATAGCAGGATCTGTTTCCATAACTATGATGACACTTTCTCTTACAAGCAAATCAGATATATATTATTATAGATTATCAGAACAGGTAACACCTTTTAATATGCAAGCATCAGTATTTTTCAATCAAATGCAAAGTAAACTAACACTTAATGGAATATCATTAACTCAATCGCAAGTTCAAGCTAAAAGTATTCTTATGGGACTTTTGAAAAAGCAGGCTTCTGTAAGTGCATTTGATTATATATTGATGTTATGTGCACTATTTGTATTAATAGCATTAATTTCAACTTTATTAATAAAAATTAAACATAAAGTAGAAATTGAGTCGGTTGAGAACTAA
- a CDS encoding amino acid permease, with protein MKNIFRTKPIEDLISETQGEKSLKKVLGAFELTMLGIGAIIGTGIFVLTGIAAANYSGPALVVSFIISGIACAFAGLCYAEFASMVPVAGSAYTYGYTALGELWAWIIGWDLILEYLFAIATVAIGWSGYIVKLLASVGIIIPKALANAPDGGGIVNLPAILILAVVTGILIIGVQQSARLNNIIVGIKIAVVLLFIALGVGHINVANWSPFMPYGWSGVLSGASVIFFAYIGFDAVSTAAEEVKNPQKDLPRGIIGSLIVCTILYIVVSAVLTGMVPYLKFKETAAPVAFALEQVGITWGSALVSVGAVCGLTSVLIVMLFGQTRVFFAMSRDGLLPKVFGDVHPKFQTPVKSTLLVGIISMIVAGFTPIGVVAELTNIGTLTAFIIVSAAVIVLRKREPNRKRAFKCPLVPVVPGLSIAFCALLIFKLPVVTQVRFVVWLAIGLVIYFVYSYKHSAMNSGKSSAA; from the coding sequence GTGAAAAATATATTTAGAACAAAACCCATTGAAGATCTCATAAGTGAGACGCAGGGTGAAAAATCATTAAAGAAAGTATTGGGGGCTTTCGAACTTACTATGCTTGGTATTGGTGCAATAATTGGTACTGGAATATTTGTGCTTACAGGTATTGCAGCTGCAAATTATTCTGGACCAGCGCTTGTTGTATCATTTATCATATCAGGTATTGCATGTGCATTTGCTGGATTATGTTATGCTGAGTTTGCTTCCATGGTTCCAGTAGCAGGTAGTGCTTATACCTATGGATATACGGCACTTGGTGAATTGTGGGCATGGATTATTGGATGGGATCTAATACTTGAGTATTTATTTGCTATTGCGACAGTAGCAATTGGATGGTCAGGATATATAGTTAAACTTCTTGCATCTGTAGGTATTATCATACCAAAAGCTTTAGCAAATGCTCCTGATGGAGGTGGCATTGTAAATTTGCCAGCAATTCTTATACTTGCAGTAGTAACAGGTATCCTTATAATAGGTGTACAACAAAGTGCTAGATTGAATAATATAATAGTTGGAATAAAAATTGCAGTTGTTTTATTATTTATAGCATTAGGTGTAGGTCATATTAATGTAGCAAATTGGAGTCCGTTTATGCCTTATGGTTGGAGTGGTGTTTTATCAGGTGCTTCAGTAATATTCTTTGCTTATATAGGATTTGATGCAGTTTCAACTGCAGCAGAGGAAGTAAAAAATCCTCAAAAAGATTTACCAAGAGGAATTATAGGTTCATTAATTGTTTGTACTATATTGTATATTGTGGTTTCTGCAGTATTAACAGGAATGGTTCCATATCTTAAATTTAAAGAAACAGCAGCTCCAGTTGCATTTGCACTTGAGCAGGTTGGCATAACTTGGGGGTCAGCTTTGGTATCTGTTGGTGCAGTTTGTGGTCTTACTTCAGTATTAATTGTTATGTTATTTGGTCAAACTCGTGTATTCTTTGCAATGTCAAGAGATGGATTACTTCCAAAAGTATTTGGAGACGTACATCCAAAATTCCAGACACCTGTAAAAAGTACATTACTTGTTGGTATTATAAGTATGATAGTTGCAGGTTTTACTCCAATAGGAGTTGTTGCAGAACTTACTAATATAGGTACTTTAACAGCATTTATAATAGTTTCAGCAGCTGTTATAGTATTAAGAAAACGTGAGCCAAATAGAAAGAGAGCATTTAAATGTCCATTAGTACCTGTAGTTCCAGGACTTTCGATAGCTTTCTGTGCACTTTTAATATTTAAACTTCCAGTTGTAACTCAAGTTAGATTTGTAGTCTGGCTAGCAATAGGACTTGTAATATACTTTGTATACAGTTATAAGCATAGCGCTATGAATAGTGGAAAAAGCAGTGCAGCATAA
- a CDS encoding biotin--[acetyl-CoA-carboxylase] ligase, which translates to MKDKILHLLKENEGNFISGQTICEKLNVSRTAIWKYINTLKKEGYHIDSISKKGYKLTFSPDILSFEEISENLTTKYIGKNLFYFESLDSTNTKAKELASKDAPHGTVVISEEQTSGKGRLGRVFISPKRKGIWISIIMRPDIEPFKVPRITQIGAAAVVNACEAFNIEVQVKWPNDIILNNKKVCGILTEMSGELNKVSYVVMGIGINANLDKEDFPEDLRDKATSISIETGSYIKRKEFVSILINTFEKLYEEFVEENNIKTSVDICRNHSILIGKEIKIINRNEEILAKALDLDENGELIVEFKDGSIHKVFSGEVSIRGINNNYTP; encoded by the coding sequence ATGAAAGATAAAATTCTTCATTTATTAAAAGAAAATGAAGGAAATTTCATATCAGGGCAAACAATTTGTGAAAAATTAAATGTGAGCCGTACTGCCATATGGAAATACATAAATACTCTAAAAAAAGAAGGTTACCATATAGATTCCATATCAAAAAAAGGATACAAATTAACTTTTTCTCCTGATATACTTTCTTTTGAAGAAATAAGCGAAAATTTAACTACAAAATACATAGGTAAAAATTTATTTTATTTTGAAAGCTTAGACTCTACAAATACAAAAGCAAAAGAACTTGCTTCAAAAGACGCACCCCATGGTACTGTGGTAATAAGCGAAGAACAAACTTCTGGAAAAGGTAGATTAGGGCGAGTTTTTATATCTCCTAAGCGTAAAGGCATTTGGATATCTATAATTATGAGACCGGATATTGAGCCTTTCAAAGTACCTAGAATTACTCAAATAGGTGCTGCAGCTGTTGTAAACGCTTGTGAAGCCTTTAATATTGAAGTTCAAGTAAAATGGCCAAATGACATAATTTTAAATAACAAAAAGGTTTGCGGTATTTTAACTGAAATGAGTGGAGAATTGAACAAAGTTAGTTATGTAGTTATGGGCATAGGAATAAACGCAAACTTAGATAAAGAAGATTTTCCAGAAGACTTAAGAGATAAAGCTACTTCTATAAGCATAGAAACAGGAAGTTATATAAAAAGGAAAGAATTTGTAAGCATTTTAATCAACACCTTCGAAAAATTATATGAAGAATTTGTAGAAGAAAATAACATAAAAACTTCTGTAGACATATGCCGAAATCACTCCATACTTATTGGAAAAGAAATTAAAATTATAAATAGGAATGAGGAAATCCTTGCTAAAGCATTAGATTTAGATGAAAATGGCGAATTAATAGTTGAATTCAAAGATGGAAGTATTCACAAAGTTTTTTCTGGTGAAGTTTCCATTAGAGGAATAAATAATAACTATACTCCTTAA
- a CDS encoding helix-turn-helix domain-containing protein: MLNGKKIRDIRLNLGYTTLDIQNLTKNPKYETSISKSYLEELERGDKKNPSFQKVVVLAEVLRCKVDELILSA, from the coding sequence ATGTTAAACGGTAAAAAAATTCGTGATATAAGATTGAATCTTGGATATACTACTCTGGATATCCAAAATCTTACGAAGAATCCGAAATACGAAACTTCAATTTCAAAATCTTACTTAGAGGAATTAGAAAGAGGGGATAAGAAAAATCCAAGTTTTCAAAAAGTAGTCGTCCTTGCGGAAGTTTTACGATGTAAGGTAGATGAGTTAATATTAAGTGCCTAA